One Dictyostelium discoideum AX4 chromosome 3 chromosome, whole genome shotgun sequence genomic region harbors:
- the vps36 gene encoding vacuolar protein sorting 36 — protein sequence METLFQKTRVINGEPELIQNESIIYKVDNVSIYDGDQKTQYSNGTVMLSTHRVIWVNKDIGLGLLHQLILNIEALTTGLMGIGSSPKILITLTKRSFRLSFHAGRRDDFLKLYRQSLLNKPSQSPSPTSSTSQFINQPNNNNNNYNNNNSYQTPLQPPQYQQQQKEQQQQYNSYNPYQQQSSQSPQQPQQQYNSYNPYQSYVQQQQQQQQQQQQQQQQQQIPQYQQQTSPPPPNYYEHIQQQQQQQQQQQQQQQQQQQQQQQQQQQQQQQQQQQQQQQQHQQQQRQQSPSLYNSYHSTQQPLPPPSYLQHMQQQQQQSPSPSPQYQQTNSNSLPSQPPQPNYNLQNFINTPIISNNSNNNNTNINGFTSNAGIGGIINQMNKKTLENDKLLSESFSDLNILMEKAKDMVTLSEKLKVTLEKKTGTSTSTEEEEEFRSFLLEMGIESPVTKKTAKSKYHDQLSKQLSDWIITKNILKQHKGSGNNEMITLSDLYCIFNRARGIELISPDDLYRACLLFESLDLPLRLRKFDSGVIVVQSKDENDEQIAKQILDIINENGPLSAFDLAKINSISLHLAKDQLLVGVTSEKLGKLCRDETVEGNILYHINIFVD from the exons ATGGAGACACTATTTCAAAAAACAAGGGTCATCAATGGAGAACCAGAATTAATACAAAATGAATCTATAATATATAAAGTTGATAATGTTTCAATATATGATGg tgACCAAAAAACTCAATATTCAAATGGTACAGTTATGTTAAGTACTCATAGAGTTATTTGGGTTAATAAAGATATTGGATTAGGATTATTACATCAacttattttaaatattgaagcATTAACTACAGGATTAATGGGTATAGGATCAAGtccaaaaattttaataactttAACAAAACGTTCATTTAGATTATCATTCCATGCTGGAAGAAGagatgattttttaaaattatacagacaatctttattaaataaaccttctcaatcaccatcaccaacatcatcaacatcacaatttataaatcaaccaaataataataataataattataataataataattcatacCAAACACCattacaaccaccacaatatcaacaacaacaaaaagaacaacaacaacaatataatTCATACAACccatatcaacaacaatcatcacAATCGCctcaacaacctcaacaacaatataatTCATATAATCCATATCAATCATATgttcaacaacagcagcaacaacagcagcaacaacaacaacaacaacaacaacagcaaatacctcaatatcaacaacaaacatcaccaccaccaccaaattATTATGAACatatacaacaacaacaacaacaacaacaacaacaacaacaacaacaacaacaacaacaacaacaacaacaacaacaacaacaacaacaacaacaacaacaacaacaacaacaacaacaacaacaacatcagcAGCAGCAACGACAacaatcaccatcattatatAATAGTTATCATTCTACTCAACAACCTTTACCACCACCAAGTTACTTACAGCAtatgcaacaacaacaacaacaatctccatcaccatcaccacaatatcaacaaacaaattcaaattcattaccaTCACAACCCCCTCAaccaaattataatttacaaaattttataaatactccaattatttcaaacaacagtaataataataatacaaatataaatgGTTTTACATCAAATGCTGGTATAGGTGGtattataaatcaaatgaataaaaaaacattagaaaatgataaattattatcagaatcattttcagatttaaatattttaatggaAAAAGCCAAAGATATGGTTACTTTAtctgaaaaattaaaagttacATTGGAAAAGAAGACTGGTACTTCAACTTCAactgaagaagaagaagaatttagatcatttttattagaGATGGGCATTGAAAGTCCTGTTACAaa aAAAACagcaaaatcaaaatatcatgatcaattatcaaaacaattaTCAGATTGGATAATTACaaagaatattttaaaacaacataaaggtagtggtaataatgaaatgATTACATTATCAGATTtgtattgtatttttaatagaGCTAGAGGTATAGAATTAATTTCACCAGATGATTTATATAGGGcatgtttattatttgaatcattgGATTTACCTTTAAGATTACGTAAATTTGATAGTGGTGTTATTGTGGTTCAatcaaaagatgaaaatgatgaacaAATAGCTAAACAAATTTTAGATATcattaatgaaaatggtcCACTATCTGCTTTTGATTTggctaaaattaattcaatctCTTTACATTTAGCTAAAGATCAATTATTGGTAggtgtt acAAGCGAAAAATTAGGAAAATTATGTAGAGATGAAACTGTGGAAGGTAATATATTATACCAcataaatatatttgttgattaa
- the bzpM gene encoding hypothetical protein, whose product MEESNNNNFLFSPDYIWSQLLENNNNNYNNNYNNINNSINENLLNELNSFQNTGVFDLDTNIEQQQQQQPTEIQQQLQNYQEFQQKKYQERQEQYQIQYQQSYIEPLNFNETYNNETYCNIIPQPPQVEQQQEQEQEQEQQQKQQQQQYIEKQIQEIIKIPEKRQTLNQIPIEMMQHNFFNTPKLDQQLLSNYSDFFKTNPILPTTTTTTTTTAITIDQQQQNHIDNQSLNNSNTKTSKNQQKDNNLPKKKNLSYDITKITFNNNNIEKKRDQTESSKNFREKKKEYVKEIESKILALTLENDKLKKENDSLKTINGSNLMRPEPESINMIMECKKIIKKLEKALIDNDERSLIYLLYHYHSETSKRYSLVEIEVDKIANPYSQIKLKLAGYIQNPTTLDIFDGNFNNNNNNNGNKEEEEEISWFIKYKNEANLTIEQSNKLDLLRNQHGLIFETLLKERKQLDNEILKVFNEIIIASYDGSNANLISDKGFELKSKLKSLKMKIISSLNLNLDTFSSISSILLPKQEALLLVRAHLFGSSKLNPQMDFLNNVWTNIISSNSSCSVFEILNSLKEFSDLENLELNKNS is encoded by the exons ATGGAAGAatcaaataacaataattttttattttcaccagATTATATTTGGTCTCAATtacttgaaaataataataataattataataataattataataatattaataatagcattaatgaaaatttactAAATGAATTGAATAGTTTTCAAAATACAGGAGTATTTGATTTAGATACAAATATagaacagcagcaacaacaacaaccaactgaaattcaacaacaactacaaaaCTATCAAGAAttccaacaaaaaaaatatcaagaaCGTCAAGAAcaatatcaaattcaatatcaacaatcaTATATAGAacctttaaattttaatgaaacatataataatgaaacatATTGTAATATAATACCACAACCGCCCCAggttgaacaacaacaagaacaagaacaagaacaagaacaacaacaaaaacaacaacaacaacaatatattgaaaaacaaatacaagaaataataaaaataccaGAAAAAAGGCAAACACTTAACCAGATTCCTATTGAAATGATGCAacataatttctttaatacaCCAAAACTTGATCAACAACTACTCTCAAATTATTCAgacttttttaaaacaaatccaattttacctacaaccacaacaacaacaacaaccacagcaataacaatagatcaacaacaacaaaaccatATTGATAATCagtcattaaataattcaaacaCAAAAACATCAAAGAACCaacaaaaagataataatttaccaaaaaaaaagaatttatccTATGATATCACAAAAataacatttaataataataatatagaaaaaaagaGAGACCAAACTGAATCAAGTAAAAATtttagagaaaaaaaaaaggagtatgtaaaagaaattgaaagtaAAATTTTAGCTCTAACccttgaaaatgataaacttaaaaaagaaaatgattcattaaaa aCTATTAATGGATCAAATTTAATGAGACCAGAACcagaatcaattaatatgATAATGGaatgtaaaaaaattataaaaaaactgGAAAAAgcattaattgataatgatgaaagatcattaatttatttattatatcattatcataGTGAAACATCAAAAAGGTATTCATTAGTAGAAATTGAAGTTGATAAAATTGCAAACCCATAttcacaaataaaattaaagttagCAGGTTATATTCAAAATCCAACAACtttagatatttttgatggtaattttaataataataataataataatggtaataaagaagaagaagaagaaatatcatggtttataaaatataaaaatgaagCAAATCTTACAATTgaacaatcaaataaattagatttattaCGTAATCAACAtggtttaatttttgaaaccttattaaaagaaagaaaacaattggataatgaaattttaaaagtttttaatgaaattataattgcTAGTTACGATGGTTCAAATGCAAATTTAATTAGTGATAAAGGATTTGAATTAAAGAGTAAattgaaatcattaaaaatgaaaatcatttcaagtttaaatttaaatttagataCATTCTCATCAATTAGTTCCattttattaccaaaacAAGAAGCATTACTTTTGGTTAGAGCTCATTTATTTGGTTCAAGTAAATTAAATCCTCAAatggattttttaaataatgtttgGACAAATATAATctcttcaaattcttcatGTAGTGTTTtcgaaattttaaattctttaaaggAATTTTCCGATTTAgaaaatttagaattaaataaaaattcataa
- the bzpK gene encoding hypothetical protein, protein MEESNNFLLSPDSIWSQLLENSYALNEINCFQSFGTIDNNNNNYSNNNKNGNEELSQPTEIQQQLQNYQELQQQKYQERQQQYQTQYQQPYIEPIFEIVVTQQDQQELIPQQQQQEQDQQEDQDQEQEQELQQQQQQLQQQQQQQQQQQQQQQQQQQQQQQQQQQQQKQQKQQKQQQQEQPSIIKEQDQEQKKIIQEQLCEKSIQTLENHFFNTNTPKLDHQILSNYSEFFKINQPITDIPTTLNTNLQSDNNNNNNNNNNNNNNNNNNNNNNNNNNNLLNEKQIESTSKIKRINLGYDITKITFNKIEKGKRNQTESSKNFRERKKEYIKDIELKLKELTIENDKLKKENDTLKKIGIEIMRSEPESINMIMECKKIIKKLEKALIDNDERSLIYLLYLYHSETSKRYSLTEIEVDKIINPYSQLKLKLAGYIQNPTTEILDIFGGNNNNNNNNNNNNNNNNNNNDNDDDNEEEEISWFKKYKKEANLTIEQSNKLDLLRDYHCLKFELLLKERRELDRDIKKLYNGIALSGFDLTPRSLANWDIDKQIETTNKLNLLKIKIISSLNLNLDTFSSISSILSPKQEALLLVRAHLFGSNKKNPHIEILNNVWTGLISKSSSPSFFEIAKLLKEMSDSANAKIMEDYLYKK, encoded by the exons atggaagaatccaataattttttattatctccTGATTCCATTTGGTCTCAACTATTAGAAAATTCATATGCattaaatgaaatcaatTGTTTTCAAAGTTTTGgaacaattgataataataataataattatagtaataataataaaaatggtaatgAAGAACTCTCACAACCAACtgaaattcaacaacaattacaaaattatcaggaattacaacaacaaaaatatcAGGAGcgtcaacaacaatatcaaacTCAATACCAACAACCATATATAGAGCCAATTTTTGAAATCGTAGTTACTCAACAAGATCAACAAGAACTAattccacaacaacaacaacaagaacaagatcAACAAGAAGATCAAGatcaagaacaagaacaagaactacaacaacaacaacaacaactacaacaacaacaacaacaacaacaacaacaacaacaacaacaacaacaacaacaacaacaacaacaacaacaacaacaacaacaacaaaaacaacaaaaacaacaaaaacaacagcaacaagaACAACCGTCAATAATTAAAGAACAAGACCAAgaacaaaagaaaataattcaagAACAACTATGTGAAAAATCAATACAAACATtagaaaatcatttttttaatacaaatacCCCAAAATTAGATCATCAAATACTTTCAAACTATTCtgaatttttcaaaataaatcaacCAATAACAGATATACCTACAACTCTAAATACGAACTTACaaagtgataataataataataataataataataataataataataataataataataataataataataataataataataataataatttattaaatgaaaaacaaattgaatcaacatcaaaaataaaaagaattaatttagGTTATGATATTACAAAAAtaacatttaataaaattgaaaaaggtaAAAGAAATCAAACTGAATCAAGTAAAAATTTtagagaaagaaaaaaagaatatattaaagatattgaacttaaattaaaagaattaacaattgaaaatgataaacttaaaaaagaaaatgatacATTAAag aaaataggAATTGAAATAATGAGATCAGAACcagaatcaattaatatgATAATGGaatgtaaaaaaattataaaaaaacttgaaaaagcattaattgataatgatgaaagatcattaatttatttattatatcttTATCATAGTGAAACATCAAAAAGATATTCATTAACAGAGATTGAAgttgataaaataataaatccatattcacaattaaaattaaaattagcaGGTTATATTCAAAATCCAACAACTgaaattttagatatttttggtggtaataataataataataataataataataataataataataataataataataataatgataatgatgatgataatgaagaagaagaaatatcatggtttaaaaaatataaaaaagaagcAAATCTTACAATTgaacaatcaaataaattagatttattaCGTGATTAtcattgtttaaaatttgaattacttttaaaagaaagaagAGAACTTGAtagagatattaaaaaattatataatggTATTGCATTAAGTGGATTTGATTTAACACCAAGATCGTTAGCAAATTGGGATATTgataaacaaattgaaactacaaataaattaaatctattgaaaattaaaatcatttcaagtttaaatttaaatttagataCATTCTCATCAATTAGTTCAATTTTATCACCAAAACAAGAAGCATTACTTTTGGTTAGAGCTCATTTATTtggttcaaataaaaaaaatcctcatattgaaattttaaataatgtttgGACTGGTttaatttctaaatcttCTTCTCCaagtttttttgaaattgcaaaacttttaaaagaaatgtCAGATTCTGCCAATGCTAAAATTATGGaagattatttatataaaaaataa
- a CDS encoding C2 domain-containing protein: MTIPFGKVVIKILGARDTLICDITTSDPYCLISTKDSKTFKTEVIYKTLNPVWKDEEFVFDVIENSQIISILMYDEDKFSKDDFMGLVRINIDEYKTKGQRDIWIPLEGKNPNKKAKKRGDIHIQLCYYSFTSLTNYLIKNNHSLIIKLSKQLISDDFGKAIMYYFSNCSESGKELIDIVRDLASIEIEQTNDAKVLFRTDSLSTKVIVSIFKTIGFGYLKEALCPLIMSMIKNDINLEVDPSKGGITEAEVEQNAIQLSFFCSSFITAIKASLADQLPIEIRQICQIINQLVEKKYPNDNIKSVGGFFFLRFVNPAIFSPEALGLISVAPNSNVRRTLTLVSKILQNISNQVTFSSGKEEYLSSFNNFISSRFDDFKIILQEVSSFNDNNNNNNELQLFKNLKIDSNLLMKYTDTIITLISEKKQNLIDNDDNQFNDEILSRYQLILSQQKQEPKILIEKSKK; this comes from the exons atgacaaTACCGTTTGGAAaagtagtaataaaaattttaggaGCAAGGGATACATTAATATGTGATATAACAACAAGTGATCCatattgtttaatatcaacaaaagattcaaaaacttttaaaactgaagttatttataaaactttGAATCCAGTTTGGAAAGATGAAGAATTTGtttt tgatgtaattgaaaattcacaaattatttcaattttaatgtATGATGAAGATAAATTTAGTAAAGATGATTTTATGGGATTAGTtagaattaatattgatgaaTATAAAACTAAAGGTCAAAGAGATATTTGGATACCACTTGAAGGtaaaaatccaaataaaaaagcaaaaaaaagAGGTGATATTCATATTCAACTTtgttattattcatttactTCATTAACAAAT tatttaattaaaaataatcatagtttaattataaaattatcaaaacaattaatttcagATGATTTTGGTAAAGCAATaatgtattatttttcaaattgtaGTGAAAGtggtaaagaattaattgatattgttaGAGATTTAGCATCGATTGAAATTGAACAAACTAATGATGCTAAAGTTTTATTTAGAACTGATTCATTATCAACTAAAGTGATtgtatcaatatttaaaaccaTTGGATTTGGCTATTTAAAAGAGGCATTATGTCCATTAATTATGTCaatgattaaaaatgatatcaaTTTGGAGGTTGATCCAAGCAAAGGTGGTATAACAGAGGCTGAAGTCGAACAAAATGCAATTCAATTATCATTCTTTTGTTCATCATTCATAACAGCTATTAAAGCATCGTTAGCCGatcaattaccaattgaaattcGTCAAATTTGTCAAATCATTAATCAATTGGTTGAAAAGAAATAtccaaatgataatattaaatcagtTGGTGGTTTCTTTTTCCTTAGATTCGTTAATCCTGCTATCTTTTCACCAGAGGCATTGGGTTTAATTTCAGTTGCtccaaattcaaatgttAGAAGAACTTTAACACTAGTGAGTAAAATActtcaaaatatttcaaatcaaGTAACTTTTTCAAGTGGTAAAGAAGAATATTTATCAAGTTTTAATAACTTTATATCTTCAAgatttgatgattttaaaattatactTCAAGAAGtttcatcatttaatgataataataataataataatgaattacaactatttaaaaatttaaaaattgattcaaatttattaatgaaatataCAGATACTATAATTACTTTAATTTCagagaaaaaacaaaatttaattgataatgatgataatcaatttaatgatgaaattttatcaagatatcaattaattttatctcaacaaaaacaagaaccaaagatattaattgaaaaatcaaaaaaataa
- a CDS encoding rhomboid family protein, which translates to MSTLKKFSIKGATTRIRDGVGLYFGLNEEQIQQQQQQQQQQQQQNSDNNQADNNNSSNSNNNNSYYEEDEPYWMKDDFWEKAPRYNRGNDIEMDRYESPPVYSPPQNNQNKGNGATLNSTDYYPSDVVTPSGETVASGGGGGGGGNPYLVGGDDMNDKMMMGGEGDDDDDGATRRGRGRGRGRGRGRPGPNNQGGGGGGGRTDGKKPFRPSTLGRGVSSLSLKEDHRDMEPPKQFVPYFIIAISLIDLVMFIWEIIYNGGFEPWKTNPWFGPNSYTLLDVGAKYSPLILNGEWWRFFTPIFLHVGIFHYLMNMVTQLRVGMQLERAYGGHRIVPIYLLCGVAGNLCSAIMLPNSVQVGASGAIFGFLGVLLTDLIRNWSVLAKPWLNFGSLLFSIITSFAVGLFLPGVDNFAHLGGFIAGILTAAIFLPSLTPKRAIGKRLLLLMIVIPLTVALFVALFVVFYKNIDADEWCFGCKYITCLQVLSWCKT; encoded by the exons atgtccacattaaaaaagttttctATTAAAGGAGCGACAACAAGAATAAGGGATGGAGTTGGATTATATTTTGGTTTAAACGAagaacaaatacaacaacaacaacaacaacaacaacaacaacaacagcaaaatagtgataataatcaagccgacaataacaatagtagtaatagtaataataataatagttattatgaagaagatgaaccATATTGGATGAAAGATGATTTTTGGGAGAAAGCACCAAGATATAATAGAGGTAATGATATTGAGATGGATAGATATGAATCACCACCAGTTTATTCACCGCcacaaaataatcaaaacaaaGGCAATGGAGCAACATTAAATTCAACAGATTATTATCCAAGTGATGTGGTAACACCATCAGGAGAAACAGTAgcaagtggtggtggtggtggtggtggtggtaatccATATTTGGTAGGTGGCGATGATATGAATGATAAAATGATGATGGGTGGTGAAggagatgatgatgatgatggagCAACTCGTAGAGGTAGAGGTAGAGGTAGGGGTAGAGGCAGAGGCAGACCAGGACCAAATAATCAAGGAGgcggtggtggtggaggtcGTACAGATGGCAAGAAACCATTCCGTCCATCAACATTAGGACGTGGtgtttcatcattatcattgaaAGAAGATCACAGAGATATGGAACCACCAAAACAATTTGTACCATATTTTATCATAGCGATCagtttaattgatttggtaATGTTTATTTGGGAAATTATATACAATGGCGGATTTGAGCCATGGAAAACCAATCCATGGTTTGGACCAAACTCTTACACTCTATTGGATGTGGGCGCAAAATATTCACCATTGATTTTGAATGGTGAATGGTGGAGATTCTTTACTCCAATCTTTTTACATGTTGGTATTTTCCATTATCTAATGAACATGGTCACTCAATTACGTGTTGGTATGCAATTGGAGAGAGCATATGGTGGTCATCGTATCGTGCCAATTTACTTACTTTGTGGTGTCGCTGGTAACTTGTGTAGTGCTATCATGTTACCAAATTCAGTTCAAGTAGGTGCTTCTGGTGCTATCTTTGGATTTTTAGGTGTACTTTTAACAGATTTAATCAGAAATTGGAGTGTTTTAGCTAAACCTTGGTTAAATTTTGGTTCACTATTATTTAGTATTATAACTTCTTTTGCtgttggtttatttttaccaGGTGTTGATAATTTTGCGCATTTAG GTGGTTTTATTGCAGGTATTTTAACAGCAGCAATTTTCTTGCCATCATTAACACCAAAGAGAGCAATTGGAAAACGTTTACTTTTACTTATGATTGTAATTCCATTGACTGTAGCATTATTTGTAGCattatttgttgtattttataaaaatatagatGCAGATGAATGGTGTTTTGGTTGTAAATATATAACATGTCTTCAAGTATTAAGTTGGTGTAagacttaa